One Nomascus leucogenys isolate Asia chromosome 22a, Asia_NLE_v1, whole genome shotgun sequence DNA segment encodes these proteins:
- the FLRT2 gene encoding leucine-rich repeat transmembrane protein FLRT2, whose product MGLQTTKWPSHGAFFLKSWLIISLGLYSQVSKLLACPSVCRCDRNFVYCNERSLTSVPLGIPEGVTVLYLHNNQINNAGFPAELHNVQSVHTVYLYGNQLDEFPMNLPKNVRVLHLQENNIQTISRAALAQLLKLEELHLDDNSISTVGVEDGAFREAISLKLLFLSKNHLSSVPVGLPVDLQELRVDENRIAVISDMAFQNLTSLERLIVDGNLLTNKGIAEGTFSHLTKLKEFSIVRNSLSHPPPDLPGTHLIRLYLQDNQINHIPLTAFSNLRKLERLDISNNQLRMLTQGVFDNLSNLKQLTARNNPWFCDCSIKWVTEWLKYIPSSLNVRGFMCQGPEQVRGMAVRELNMNLLSCPTTTPGLPLFTPAPSTASPTTQPPTLSIPNPSRSYTPPTPATSKLPAIPDWDGRERVTPPISERIQLSIHFVNDTSIQVSWLSLFTVMAYKLTWVKMGHSLVGGIVQERIVSGEKQHLSLVNLEPRSTYRICLVPLDAFNYRAVEDTICSEATTHASYLNNGSNTASSHEQTTSHSMGSPFLLAGLIGGAVIFVLVVLLSVFCWHMHKKGRYTSQKWKYNRGRRKDDYCEAGTKKDNSILEMTETSFQIVSLNNDQLLKGDFRLQPIYTPNGGINYTDCHIPNNMRYCNSSVPDLEHCHT is encoded by the coding sequence ATGGGCCTACAGACCACAAAGTGGCCCAGCCATGGGGCTTTTTTCCTGAAGTCTTGGCTTATCATTTCCCTGGGGCTCTACTCACAGGTGTCCAAACTCCTGGCTTGCCCTAGTGTGTGCCGCTGCGACAGGAACTTTGTCTACTGTAATGAGCGAAGCTTGACCTCAGTGCCTCTTGGGATCCCGGAGGGCGTAACCGTGCTCTACCTCCACAACAACCAAATTAATAATGCTGGATTTCCTGCAGAACTGCACAATGTACAGTCGGTGCACACGGTCTACCTGTATGGCAACCAACTGGACGAATTCCCCATGAACCTTCCCAAGAATGTCAGAGTTCTCCATTTGCAGGAAAACAATATTCAGACCATTTCACGGGCTGCTCTTGCCCAGCTCTTGAAGCTTGAAGAGCTGCACCTGGATGACAATTCCATATCCACAGTGGGGGTGGAAGACGGGGCCTTCCGGGAGGCTATTAGCCTCAAATTGTTGTTTTTATCTAAGAATCACCTGAGCAGTGTGCCTGTTGGGCTTCCTGTGGACTTGCAAGAGCTAAGAGTGGATGAAAATCGAATTGCTGTCATATCCGACATGGCCTTCCAGAATCTCACGAGCTTGGAGCGTCTTATTGTGGATGGGAACCTCCTGACCAACAAGGGTATCGCCGAGGGCACCTTCAGCCATCTCACCAAGCTCAAGGAATTTTCAATCGTACGTAATTCGCTGTCCCACCCTCCTCCCGATCTCCCAGGTACGCATCTGATCAGGCTCTATTTGCAGGACAACCAGATAAACCACATTCCTTTGACAGCCTTCTCAAATCTGCGTAAGCTGGAACGGCTGGATATATCCAACAACCAACTGCGGATGCTGACTCAAGGAGTTTTTGATAATCTCTCCAACCTGAAGCAGCTGACAGCTCGGAATAACCCTTGGTTTTGTGACTGCAGTATTAAGTGGGTCACGGAATGGCTCAAATATATCCCTTCATCTCTCAACGTGCGGGGTTTCATGTGCCAAGGTCCTGAACAAGTCCGGGGGATGGCGGTCAGGGAATTAAATATGAATCTTTTGTCCTGTCCCACCACGACCCCCGGCCTGCCTCTCTTCACCCCAGCCCCAAGTACAGCTTCTCCGACCACTCAGCCTCCCACCCTCTCTATTCCAAACCCTAGCAGAAGCTACACGCCTCCGACTCCTGCCACATCGAAACTTCCCGCGATTCCTGACTGGGATGGCAGAGAAAGAGTGACCCCACCTATTTCTGAACGGATCCAGCTCTCTATCCATTTTGTGAATGATACTTCCATTCAAGTCAGCTGGCTGTCTCTCTTCACCGTGATGGCATACAAACTCACATGGGTGAAAATGGGCCACAGTTTAGTAGGGGGCATTGTTCAGGAGCGCATAGTCAGCGGTGAGAAGCAACACCTGAGCCTGGTTAACCTAGAGCCCCGATCCACCTATCGGATTTGTTTAGTGCCACTGGATGCTTTTAACTACCGCGCTGTAGAAGACACCATTTGTTCAGAGGCCACCACCCATGCCTCCTATCTGAACAACGGCAGCAACACAGCGTCCAGCCATGAGCAGACGACGTCCCACAGCATGGGCTCCCCCTTTCTGCTGGCGGGCTTGATCGGGGGAGCGGTGATATTTGTGCTGGTGGTCTTGCTCAGCGTCTTTTGCTGGCACATGCACAAAAAGGGGCGCTACACCTCCCAGAAGTGGAAATACAACCGTGGCCGGCGGAAAGATGATTATTGCGAGGCAGGCACCAAGAAGGACAACTCCATCCTGGAGATGACAGAAACCAGTTTTCAGATCGTCTCCTTAAATAACGATCAACTCCTTAAAGGAGATTTCAGACTGCAGCCCATTTACACCCCAAATGGGGGCATTAATTACACAGACTGCCATATCCCCAACAACATGCGATACTGCAACAGCAGCGTGCCAGACCTGGAGCACTGCCATACGTGA